A genomic window from Streptomyces sp. WMMC940 includes:
- a CDS encoding GNAT family N-acetyltransferase, which produces MTAAHAEEVLAVYRLGIDEGDATFETRAPSWAEFDAAKLTEHRFVALGDSAPGPAAPPTHPRSRGAADTTQLTADRVGHVLGWVAASTVSDRCAYAGVVEHSVYVHPAARGRGVARALLQRLVASTEAAGVWTIQSGVFPENGASLALHRSLGFRVIGTRERIGRHHGVWRDVVLLERRSPVIP; this is translated from the coding sequence ATGACAGCCGCGCACGCGGAGGAGGTCCTCGCCGTCTACCGGCTCGGCATCGACGAGGGCGACGCGACCTTCGAGACCCGCGCTCCGTCCTGGGCCGAGTTCGACGCGGCGAAACTGACGGAGCATCGGTTCGTCGCCCTGGGGGATTCCGCGCCTGGGCCGGCCGCACCCCCGACACACCCGCGGTCCAGGGGCGCCGCGGACACCACGCAACTCACCGCCGACCGTGTCGGCCACGTGCTCGGCTGGGTCGCGGCGTCGACCGTCTCCGACCGCTGCGCCTACGCGGGAGTCGTCGAGCACTCGGTGTACGTCCACCCCGCCGCCCGCGGCCGGGGGGTGGCCCGTGCCCTGCTGCAGCGGCTCGTCGCCTCGACCGAGGCGGCCGGCGTCTGGACGATCCAGTCCGGCGTCTTCCCCGAGAACGGGGCCAGCCTCGCCCTCCACCGGAGCCTGGGCTTCCGGGTCATCGGCACCCGCGAACGGATCGGCCGCCACCACGGCGTGTGGCGGGACGTGGTCCTTCTGGAACGCCGCAGTCCCGTCATCCCCTGA